In Ignavibacteria bacterium, a single genomic region encodes these proteins:
- a CDS encoding LytTR family transcriptional regulator, with the protein MSEKEFEQLLDEFNFVRIHQSHLVNLAYIKKYNKGDGESIILTDGNSSGSFAKTKRKIVT; encoded by the coding sequence ATTTCCGAGAAAGAATTTGAACAATTACTCGATGAGTTCAACTTCGTACGTATTCATCAATCACATCTTGTGAATCTTGCTTACATCAAAAAATATAACAAAGGAGACGGCGAAAGCATTATCCTTACTGACGGGAACAGTAGTGGAAGTTTCGCGAAGACAAAAAGAAAAATTGTTACGTAA